The following are from one region of the Halarcobacter sp. genome:
- a CDS encoding rhodanese-like domain-containing protein, producing MNIKGIVLAFLLGATSSLLASDFVNYNDLSKKLKAEEKKAGNYATTDEVKKALTAKDWLVADVRTMEEWSGAHIKGSVRVGRQAPEKGLELFALDDDENFVKPNLIVVCNSAARASIEAQIFKQMGFKTVKIYDLYSWIDECNPVVTKYTVKKDKSGTGLKFGNFYAEHCKK from the coding sequence ATGAATATTAAGGGTATTGTATTAGCATTTTTATTAGGAGCAACAAGTTCATTATTAGCAAGTGATTTTGTAAATTATAATGACTTGTCTAAAAAGTTAAAAGCTGAAGAGAAAAAAGCTGGAAACTATGCAACTACAGATGAAGTAAAAAAAGCATTAACAGCAAAAGATTGGTTAGTTGCTGATGTAAGAACTATGGAAGAGTGGTCTGGAGCTCATATCAAAGGGAGTGTAAGAGTTGGAAGACAAGCACCTGAAAAAGGTCTTGAACTATTTGCATTAGATGATGATGAAAACTTTGTAAAACCAAATCTTATTGTTGTATGTAATTCAGCTGCTAGAGCTTCAATAGAAGCACAGATATTTAAACAAATGGGATTTAAGACAGTTAAAATTTATGATTTATATTCATGGATAGATGAATGTAATCCTGTAGTTACAAAATATACTGTAAAAAAAGACAAAAGTGGTACTGGTCTTAAATTTGGTAACTTTTACGCAGAACACTGTAAAAAATAG
- a CDS encoding prevent-host-death protein, which translates to MIINANDVKTKGVSMFSKLFETVDELIINVRGKNKYVVLDIERYKELREVELDLAYIKSMQDIEKGNFKSQSAKEHIEELKNEL; encoded by the coding sequence ATGATAATCAATGCAAATGATGTGAAAACAAAAGGTGTATCAATGTTTTCAAAACTATTTGAAACTGTTGATGAACTTATCATAAATGTTCGAGGTAAAAACAAATATGTAGTTCTAGATATAGAAAGATATAAAGAACTTCGAGAAGTTGAGCTTGATTTAGCATATATAAAATCGATGCAAGATATAGAAAAAGGAAATTTTAAATCTCAAAGTGCCAAAGAGCATATTGAAGAGTTAAAAAATGAACTATGA
- the dksA gene encoding RNA polymerase-binding protein DksA has protein sequence MAKELNQKQIDEIYQLLINSKEKIENNLKGISSSQDDLSSMDLNDDADFAAASRDYYNDIHIKNQQAEELELINYALMKINKGLFTGICEMCDSEIGMKRLRVKPYAKYCIDCRNHIDKR, from the coding sequence ATGGCTAAAGAGCTAAATCAAAAACAGATAGATGAGATATATCAACTACTAATTAATAGTAAAGAAAAGATTGAAAACAATCTAAAAGGTATATCAAGTTCACAAGATGATTTAAGTAGTATGGATCTAAATGATGATGCAGATTTTGCAGCTGCAAGTAGAGATTATTACAATGATATTCACATAAAAAATCAGCAAGCTGAAGAGTTAGAATTGATTAATTATGCACTTATGAAAATCAATAAAGGGTTATTTACTGGAATTTGTGAAATGTGTGATTCTGAAATAGGTATGAAAAGACTAAGAGTAAAACCTTATGCAAAATATTGTATTGATTGTAGAAATCATATAGATAAAAGATAG
- a CDS encoding NAD(P)/FAD-dependent oxidoreductase, which yields MKVAIIGAGAAGIIAGITAKRENKNIEIDLFDINNGIGKKILASGNGRCNISNIDCKVSNYIGENPSFVEFALKQFDFNSFKKFCKSIGLLLDIKEDGKVYPLSNEAKSVVNLLNSAIESLNINTILETKITDIKKQNDKFVVVSEDKEFKDYDKVLISSGLAAAPQLNATEDGMNIASNFGHSFNLTYPSLVGLHTDFENSSRIQGVKKVAQVSLYIDGQKENEILGDVLFTKYGVSGFAILDISQYAVYPLSLYQDVQIAINLFPNLSRNEVLGMVESLFKTLPNQEAVELLTGIVSNKLAPILLEMSKIDKQSKAKDINAKQIRAIVNTLINWRFKITDTQGFKHAEASGGGIRTDEVDEKTYESKKCSGLYFAGEVLDIVGNRGGYNLQFAWASGYLAGKDISK from the coding sequence ATGAAAGTAGCAATTATTGGAGCTGGAGCGGCTGGAATTATCGCTGGTATTACAGCAAAAAGAGAAAATAAAAATATAGAGATAGACCTTTTTGATATAAATAATGGCATAGGTAAAAAAATCCTGGCAAGTGGAAATGGAAGATGTAATATCTCAAATATAGATTGTAAAGTTTCAAATTATATAGGTGAAAACCCAAGTTTTGTAGAGTTTGCACTAAAGCAGTTTGATTTTAACTCTTTTAAAAAGTTTTGTAAATCTATTGGATTATTACTTGATATAAAAGAGGACGGAAAAGTTTATCCCCTATCAAATGAAGCAAAATCAGTAGTAAACTTACTAAATAGTGCAATAGAAAGTTTAAATATAAACACAATTCTAGAAACAAAAATAACAGATATAAAAAAACAAAATGACAAGTTTGTAGTTGTATCAGAAGATAAAGAGTTTAAAGACTACGACAAAGTTCTAATAAGCTCAGGACTAGCAGCAGCTCCACAACTAAATGCAACAGAAGACGGAATGAACATAGCATCAAACTTCGGACACTCTTTTAACCTAACTTATCCATCACTTGTAGGACTTCATACAGATTTTGAAAACTCTTCAAGAATACAAGGTGTAAAAAAAGTAGCACAAGTAAGTTTATATATAGATGGACAAAAAGAGAATGAAATCTTAGGAGATGTACTATTTACAAAATATGGAGTATCAGGATTTGCTATTTTGGATATCTCACAATATGCAGTTTATCCACTATCTTTATACCAAGATGTACAAATAGCAATAAACCTTTTTCCAAATCTTAGCAGAAACGAAGTTTTAGGTATGGTTGAAAGCCTATTTAAAACTCTACCAAACCAAGAAGCAGTAGAACTTCTAACAGGAATAGTATCAAACAAATTAGCACCAATATTACTAGAAATGTCAAAAATAGATAAACAAAGCAAAGCCAAAGATATAAATGCAAAACAAATAAGAGCAATAGTAAATACCCTTATAAACTGGAGATTCAAAATCACAGATACCCAAGGTTTCAAACACGCAGAAGCAAGTGGGGGTGGAATTAGAACTGATGAAGTAGATGAAAAAACTTATGAAAGTAAAAAGTGTAGTGGACTTTATTTTGCTGGAGAAGTGCTTGATATAGTAGGGAATAGGGGTGGATATAATCTGCAGTTTGCTTGGGCTAGTGGGTACCTAGCAGGAAAAGATATATCGAAGTAA
- a CDS encoding MoxR family ATPase, translating to MNPQNTKRAIEHLTKRKVPIFLWGPPGIGKSSIVSQIAKEQGIECIDLRLSLLDPTDLRGIPFFNQEDSSAVWAPASFLPDRSKEKGILFLDELNTAAPMVQASAYQLILDRKIGEYTLPDGWSIVAAGNRESDRGVVFRMASPLANRFVHLEMEPNIEDWKAWATKAKINKTIIAFISYRPDALFAFNTQDDSKSFATPRTWEYVNEILESKPDDDLLLTMIGGAIGLELAASFLGFKDVESKLPNIEEILEGKTQEVPEETAALHMLCTSLSMRVDDESAGETLDNLLKYTLNLPGEFAVMIVQDLRERDIELDYLKSWPLWIKNFNSLLH from the coding sequence ATGAATCCTCAAAATACAAAAAGAGCAATCGAACACCTAACAAAAAGAAAAGTTCCTATTTTTTTATGGGGACCTCCGGGGATTGGAAAATCTTCAATTGTCTCACAAATAGCAAAAGAGCAAGGTATAGAGTGTATAGATTTAAGACTTTCACTTCTTGACCCAACAGACTTAAGAGGAATACCTTTTTTCAACCAAGAAGATAGTAGCGCAGTTTGGGCTCCTGCTTCATTTTTACCAGATAGAAGTAAAGAAAAAGGGATACTTTTTTTAGATGAGTTAAATACAGCAGCCCCTATGGTACAAGCTTCAGCCTATCAACTAATCCTAGATAGAAAGATTGGGGAATATACACTTCCAGATGGTTGGTCAATAGTTGCAGCAGGAAATAGAGAAAGTGATAGAGGGGTTGTATTTCGTATGGCAAGTCCTTTGGCAAATAGATTTGTTCACTTAGAAATGGAACCCAATATCGAAGATTGGAAAGCTTGGGCAACTAAAGCAAAGATAAACAAAACAATCATCGCTTTTATTTCATATAGACCAGATGCACTTTTTGCTTTTAACACTCAAGATGACAGTAAGTCATTTGCCACTCCTAGAACTTGGGAATATGTAAATGAGATTTTAGAATCAAAACCTGATGATGATTTACTTCTTACTATGATAGGTGGTGCTATTGGTTTAGAGTTAGCAGCTTCATTTTTAGGGTTTAAAGATGTAGAGAGCAAACTGCCAAATATAGAAGAGATACTTGAAGGAAAAACCCAAGAAGTTCCAGAAGAAACAGCAGCTTTACATATGTTGTGTACTTCTTTATCTATGAGAGTTGATGATGAAAGTGCAGGGGAAACTTTAGACAACCTACTAAAATACACTCTAAACCTTCCTGGGGAGTTTGCAGTTATGATAGTTCAAGATTTAAGAGAAAGAGATATTGAACTTGATTATCTAAAAAGTTGGCCTTTATGGATTAAAAACTTTAACTCATTGTTACACTAA
- a CDS encoding CNNM domain-containing protein yields MLMLLYFFIAVGVSFLCSILEAVLLSISASHIELTKEKNFKLGTLMESQKKNVDFSIAAILTLNTFAHTLGAAGVGAEAAKLFGEEYMFYISAILTILILVFSEIIPKTLGAFYWKELAGFSTRVIKGLTIITYPLLIVLNKITILIAPNKSEKITKEEIIATANIAEEEGILREKESSIIENLLQLHNIRVKDILTPRSVMFCVQKDEFLASFENYSSLNIEKFKEYSRVPVYGESIDDIKGLVISKELFHEMIENKLEDKSQIIKKVNGVNENVPISKLIDMFLEKKEHLFIVYDNYGQTEGVVTLEDAMETLLGIEIVDELDSNVDMREVARNKMINHRTNKLKV; encoded by the coding sequence ATGTTAATGCTTCTTTATTTTTTTATTGCTGTAGGTGTTTCTTTTTTATGTTCAATATTAGAAGCAGTTTTATTGTCTATCTCAGCTTCTCATATTGAACTAACAAAAGAAAAAAACTTTAAATTAGGGACTTTAATGGAGTCTCAAAAGAAAAATGTTGATTTTTCAATAGCTGCAATTTTGACACTAAATACTTTTGCACATACATTAGGTGCAGCAGGAGTTGGAGCTGAAGCTGCAAAGCTTTTTGGTGAAGAATATATGTTTTATATCTCTGCCATACTTACTATTTTAATACTTGTATTCTCTGAGATTATACCAAAAACACTGGGTGCTTTTTATTGGAAAGAGTTAGCAGGATTTTCCACAAGAGTTATAAAAGGTTTGACTATAATCACTTATCCTTTATTAATAGTATTAAATAAAATCACTATTTTAATAGCTCCAAATAAAAGTGAAAAGATTACAAAAGAAGAGATCATAGCAACTGCAAATATTGCAGAAGAAGAGGGGATTCTAAGAGAAAAAGAGAGTTCTATTATTGAAAACCTTTTACAACTTCATAATATTAGAGTAAAAGATATTTTGACACCAAGAAGTGTTATGTTTTGTGTTCAAAAAGATGAATTCTTAGCTTCCTTTGAAAACTACTCTTCATTAAATATTGAAAAGTTCAAAGAATACTCAAGAGTACCTGTTTATGGTGAGAGCATAGATGACATAAAAGGTTTAGTTATATCAAAAGAACTATTTCATGAAATGATTGAAAATAAACTTGAAGATAAAAGTCAGATTATAAAAAAAGTAAATGGTGTAAATGAAAATGTACCTATTTCTAAACTTATTGATATGTTTTTAGAAAAAAAAGAACATCTTTTTATTGTATATGATAATTATGGTCAAACAGAAGGTGTAGTTACACTAGAAGATGCTATGGAAACATTACTTGGCATAGAAATTGTAGATGAATTAGATTCAAATGTAGATATGCGAGAAGTTGCTAGAAATAAAATGATAAATCATAGAACAAATAAATTAAAAGTATAA
- a CDS encoding DUF4405 domain-containing protein encodes MNLKKITSLTMMLVMIIMTYSGIMLFLAPPGRIANWANWHLLGLSKEQYAAIHSTFMVLFIVMTLLHVFYNWKPITSYLKNKTKQMVFFTKDMIVASILVFVFLLGTLFSFSPFSNFLDFGDEIKNSWEKDYGTAPYSHAELSSFVNFTKKLGFDLQMSEKILKSNNIKYETSQSLAQIGEQNEVSPQFIYLLLKNSFKKAGVETIELTGLGRKSVTEVASTLKLSTNEFIEKLDSLGIKAQADDKFKSVCEQYDLSPMDVMTKLGYKKPE; translated from the coding sequence ATGAATCTCAAAAAGATAACTTCCCTTACAATGATGTTAGTAATGATAATAATGACCTATTCAGGAATAATGCTGTTTCTTGCACCTCCAGGAAGAATTGCAAATTGGGCAAATTGGCACTTATTAGGACTTTCTAAAGAACAATATGCAGCTATTCATAGTACTTTTATGGTTTTATTTATAGTTATGACACTACTGCATGTATTTTATAATTGGAAACCAATAACAAGCTATTTAAAAAACAAAACTAAGCAGATGGTATTTTTCACAAAAGATATGATTGTTGCTTCTATTTTAGTTTTTGTATTTTTACTTGGTACACTTTTTAGTTTTTCACCTTTTTCAAATTTTCTTGATTTTGGAGATGAGATAAAAAATTCTTGGGAAAAAGATTATGGTACTGCACCATATTCCCATGCAGAGCTTTCTTCTTTTGTAAATTTTACAAAAAAATTAGGTTTTGATTTACAAATGAGTGAGAAAATACTTAAATCAAATAATATCAAATATGAAACTTCTCAAAGTTTGGCTCAAATTGGAGAACAAAATGAAGTAAGTCCTCAATTTATCTATTTGTTATTAAAGAATAGTTTTAAAAAAGCTGGAGTTGAAACTATTGAATTAACAGGTTTGGGTAGAAAATCTGTTACAGAAGTAGCTTCAACTTTGAAACTTTCAACTAATGAATTTATTGAAAAACTTGATAGTTTAGGTATAAAAGCCCAAGCTGATGATAAATTTAAAAGTGTTTGTGAACAATATGATTTAAGTCCAATGGATGTTATGACAAAACTTGGATATAAGAAACCAGAGTAA
- a CDS encoding type II toxin-antitoxin system mRNA interferase toxin, RelE/StbE family: protein MNYELIITEEYKKRLKKFLKKHPNMFERYAKSIFILEKDPYHPSLRLHKLKGKLTDFYSISINMEYRMIIDFIIKDNQIIPIDIGTHDEVY, encoded by the coding sequence ATGAACTATGAGTTAATAATCACAGAGGAATATAAAAAGAGATTAAAAAAGTTTTTAAAAAAACATCCCAATATGTTTGAAAGATACGCAAAATCTATTTTTATCTTAGAAAAAGACCCTTATCACCCTAGTTTAAGACTTCATAAACTAAAAGGAAAACTCACAGATTTTTATTCAATCTCAATAAATATGGAATATAGAATGATTATTGATTTTATCATAAAAGATAATCAAATAATTCCTATAGATATAGGAACTCATGATGAAGTTTATTAA
- a CDS encoding HAD family hydrolase, producing the protein MSNKAVIFDMDGTLLDSLKDIGICTNIVLEEFNLPTHKLENYKDFVGGGAMVLLENSTPDDISKETLDKLFNRFIEVYEMSVKDETKPYEGIDELLKALQKRNIKMGILSNKLHKLTVKYYEKFFIEYNMSEVHGQKENIPKKPDPIVAIKIAENLGLECKDILFVGDSDVDILTAKNAGMIAVGVSWGFRGVDELIEHGADYIVKTPQDILELLK; encoded by the coding sequence ATGTCAAATAAAGCAGTTATTTTTGATATGGATGGTACATTATTAGATTCTTTAAAAGATATTGGAATATGTACAAATATAGTATTGGAGGAGTTTAACCTTCCAACCCATAAACTTGAAAATTATAAAGATTTTGTAGGTGGTGGGGCAATGGTATTACTAGAGAATTCTACCCCAGATGATATCTCAAAAGAGACTCTTGATAAATTATTTAATAGATTTATTGAAGTATATGAAATGAGTGTAAAAGATGAAACTAAACCCTATGAAGGGATTGACGAACTTCTAAAAGCTCTTCAAAAAAGAAACATCAAAATGGGAATTTTATCAAATAAGCTTCACAAATTGACTGTAAAATATTATGAAAAATTTTTCATTGAATATAATATGAGTGAAGTTCATGGGCAAAAAGAAAATATACCTAAAAAACCCGATCCTATAGTAGCAATTAAAATTGCTGAAAATTTAGGTTTAGAGTGTAAAGATATACTTTTTGTAGGTGATAGTGATGTGGATATTCTCACAGCTAAAAATGCAGGGATGATAGCTGTGGGAGTATCTTGGGGATTTAGAGGAGTTGATGAACTTATAGAACATGGCGCAGACTATATTGTTAAAACTCCTCAAGATATTTTAGAACTTTTGAAGTAA
- a CDS encoding DUF2201 family putative metallopeptidase: protein MIDANTLLIKAKSQLTSKYPYFGMLASRLKHEEDEEIKFYASNGKRFKYNPEFINRCSKDELMFILTNCVMHHILSHQQRKLNRKGKLWQLATDFAINSMLKKNGLKIPKGANYHKDFKNMYAEEIYKVLLEQNDFEGTNAFDDKTDKSNNTLVDAKEQKDSIFANIDKIQEIEDENDEEQWEYAATLAKEVAQRKSLMPTGFERFAKKMTAKNIDWRFELYNAINRHMRNNYAFMPPNKKHIYRGIALPSLASDTLSLVVAIDTSGSIREELLGAFIEEFKSIMQNFPSVAIELLIADAKVHAHYSFQGGEDMDFALKGGGGTDYRPVFEFVDANLPMSSMLLYFTDGEGIFPKIPPSYEVLWALSNQKNRIPFGRSLVIF, encoded by the coding sequence ATGATTGATGCAAATACACTGCTTATAAAAGCAAAAAGTCAGTTAACATCAAAGTATCCATACTTTGGAATGTTAGCTTCAAGACTAAAGCACGAAGAGGATGAAGAGATTAAATTTTATGCCAGTAATGGTAAAAGGTTCAAATACAATCCAGAGTTTATAAACAGATGCTCAAAAGATGAGTTGATGTTTATACTTACAAATTGTGTTATGCACCATATCTTATCCCACCAACAAAGAAAACTAAACAGAAAAGGAAAGCTTTGGCAACTAGCAACAGATTTTGCAATAAACTCAATGCTTAAAAAAAATGGTTTGAAAATCCCAAAAGGGGCAAACTACCATAAAGACTTCAAAAATATGTATGCAGAGGAGATTTACAAAGTTCTTTTGGAGCAAAATGATTTTGAAGGGACAAACGCCTTTGATGACAAAACAGACAAATCAAACAACACTTTAGTTGATGCAAAAGAGCAAAAAGATTCTATCTTTGCAAATATAGATAAAATCCAAGAGATAGAAGATGAAAATGATGAAGAACAGTGGGAATATGCAGCAACACTAGCAAAAGAAGTAGCACAAAGAAAATCTTTGATGCCAACAGGTTTTGAAAGATTTGCTAAAAAAATGACTGCAAAAAATATTGATTGGAGATTTGAACTATACAATGCAATCAATAGACATATGAGAAACAACTACGCTTTTATGCCACCAAATAAAAAGCATATCTATAGAGGGATAGCTCTTCCTAGTTTAGCAAGTGATACTTTGAGTTTAGTGGTTGCCATTGATACCTCAGGAAGTATTAGAGAGGAGCTTTTGGGAGCTTTTATTGAAGAGTTTAAATCAATCATGCAAAACTTTCCATCAGTTGCTATTGAACTTCTTATTGCAGATGCAAAAGTTCATGCACACTACTCTTTTCAAGGTGGCGAAGATATGGATTTTGCACTAAAAGGTGGAGGGGGAACTGATTATAGACCAGTGTTTGAGTTTGTTGATGCAAACTTGCCTATGAGTTCTATGCTTTTATATTTTACAGATGGAGAGGGAATTTTTCCTAAAATTCCACCCTCTTATGAAGTTTTATGGGCTCTGTCTAATCAGAAAAACAGAATCCCATTTGGTAGGTCTTTGGTAATATTTTAG
- the nhaD gene encoding sodium:proton antiporter NhaD has product MIKILSFLGLVASACFANELENPDLTTTWVGIATLVIFVIGYYFIANEEKYHIDKSVPALFIGIFTFLMISAYYAINGLNIHLVHNEAEAVILEIAEIVFFLFVAMTYIESLIHMGVFDRLKYNLISKGYTYRKLFWATGFLAFFISPIADNLTTALILSTVLITIEKTKKEFLVPGAINIVVAANAGGAWSPFGDITTLMAWTAGKAHFIDFLYLFPSSVLGYLVTAFLLSKVVPTTKPAFDANTEKKPEMKEGAKTVIVLGVITIITAVISHQVLDFPAMWGMMFGLVLLKIYSYKLTIKFGKEHFDVFESMSKIENNTLMFFFGILAAVGALYFVGWLTLASVVYHPDYLGATYANIAVGFLSAVVDNVPVMSAILKANPDMDLSNWMLVTLTAGIGGSLISFGSAAGVGVMGKLKGVYTFSSHMKYAWTILLGYFISIGIWYLQFEVLGFN; this is encoded by the coding sequence ATGATTAAAATTTTATCTTTTTTAGGATTAGTAGCAAGTGCATGTTTTGCAAATGAACTTGAAAATCCTGATTTAACAACAACGTGGGTTGGTATAGCAACTTTGGTTATATTTGTAATAGGTTATTACTTTATTGCAAATGAGGAGAAATATCACATAGATAAATCTGTTCCAGCTCTTTTTATTGGGATATTTACATTTTTGATGATTTCAGCATATTATGCAATAAATGGCTTAAATATACATTTAGTTCACAATGAAGCAGAAGCTGTAATTTTAGAGATTGCGGAGATTGTATTCTTCCTTTTTGTTGCTATGACCTATATAGAATCACTTATTCATATGGGTGTTTTTGATAGATTAAAATATAATCTAATCTCAAAAGGTTACACATATAGAAAACTTTTTTGGGCTACTGGATTTTTAGCATTTTTTATCTCACCAATTGCTGATAACTTAACAACAGCACTTATCCTTTCAACTGTTTTAATCACTATTGAAAAGACTAAAAAAGAGTTTTTAGTTCCAGGTGCAATTAATATTGTAGTTGCTGCAAATGCAGGTGGAGCATGGTCTCCATTTGGAGATATCACAACTCTTATGGCTTGGACTGCTGGAAAAGCACATTTTATTGACTTTTTATATCTATTCCCATCTTCTGTATTAGGGTATTTGGTAACTGCATTTTTATTATCAAAAGTTGTTCCCACTACAAAACCAGCTTTTGATGCAAATACTGAGAAAAAACCAGAGATGAAAGAGGGTGCTAAAACTGTAATTGTATTAGGAGTTATTACTATCATTACAGCTGTAATCTCACATCAAGTGTTAGATTTCCCAGCTATGTGGGGTATGATGTTTGGTCTTGTATTACTTAAAATCTACTCATATAAACTTACTATTAAGTTTGGTAAAGAACATTTTGATGTATTTGAATCTATGTCAAAAATTGAAAACAATACCTTGATGTTTTTCTTTGGTATCTTAGCTGCAGTTGGTGCTTTATATTTTGTTGGTTGGTTAACACTGGCTTCTGTTGTATATCATCCTGATTATTTAGGTGCTACTTATGCAAATATAGCTGTTGGTTTCTTATCAGCTGTTGTTGATAATGTTCCAGTTATGTCTGCTATTTTAAAAGCAAATCCAGATATGGATCTTTCAAATTGGATGTTAGTGACTTTAACAGCTGGTATTGGTGGTTCTTTAATCTCTTTTGGTAGTGCCGCTGGTGTTGGTGTTATGGGAAAACTAAAAGGTGTTTATACTTTTAGTTCTCATATGAAATATGCTTGGACTATTTTGCTTGGATATTTTATATCTATAGGAATTTGGTATTTACAATTTGAGGTTTTAGGTTTTAACTAA
- a CDS encoding HigA family addiction module antitoxin, with translation MGTNIYQSDLAIHPGEYLEEIIEDIGMSQSELANRLGRPIQAINEIIKGKKSITSTTALELEDVLGVPSHIWLGWDSEYQIVIAKQEELKLMEEESALVKNFPYSDLVKLGFVKATRKAVEKVDELKSFFGVAKLAQISQVKTYQAAFRVSSTENVLHESIASWIQAVRVKAKQVEVELFDENKLKENLPKLRSLVNIELNQAIREIQSILKSCGIVLVMLPHFKNTKVHGATFWLDKNKAVIAMTLRGSYSDVFWFSFFHEIGHLLLHPKREVFLENGYTNPKLEKQEKEADNFSSELLIPEKEYKKFLSMNKMSREGVIQFSEKLNIKPFILVGRLMHDGIIGYDNNQLSSLRDRYKWK, from the coding sequence ATGGGAACTAATATTTATCAGTCAGACTTAGCAATACATCCTGGAGAATATCTTGAAGAGATAATTGAAGATATTGGAATGAGTCAATCTGAACTAGCAAATAGGTTAGGAAGACCAATTCAAGCAATAAATGAAATTATAAAAGGAAAAAAGAGTATTACTTCTACAACTGCATTAGAACTTGAAGATGTTTTAGGTGTTCCTTCTCATATTTGGTTGGGATGGGATAGTGAATATCAAATTGTGATTGCCAAGCAAGAAGAATTAAAATTAATGGAAGAAGAAAGTGCTCTTGTAAAGAACTTTCCTTATTCAGATTTAGTAAAATTAGGTTTTGTAAAAGCAACAAGAAAAGCTGTGGAAAAAGTTGATGAATTAAAAAGTTTTTTTGGTGTAGCAAAGTTAGCTCAAATTTCACAAGTTAAAACTTATCAAGCAGCTTTTAGAGTTTCAAGTACAGAAAATGTTTTACATGAATCAATAGCTTCATGGATACAAGCAGTTAGAGTTAAAGCTAAACAAGTAGAAGTTGAATTGTTTGATGAAAATAAATTAAAAGAAAATTTACCTAAACTTAGATCTCTTGTAAATATAGAACTAAATCAAGCAATTAGAGAGATTCAAAGTATATTAAAAAGTTGTGGAATTGTACTAGTTATGCTACCACATTTTAAAAATACAAAAGTTCATGGAGCAACTTTTTGGTTGGATAAAAATAAGGCAGTAATTGCAATGACTTTAAGAGGGAGTTACAGTGATGTTTTTTGGTTTAGTTTCTTTCATGAAATTGGACACCTTTTACTTCATCCTAAAAGAGAAGTATTTTTAGAAAATGGCTATACAAACCCTAAGTTAGAGAAACAAGAAAAAGAAGCAGATAATTTTTCAAGTGAATTACTTATTCCAGAAAAAGAGTATAAAAAGTTTTTATCAATGAATAAAATGTCAAGAGAAGGAGTTATTCAATTTTCTGAAAAACTTAATATTAAACCTTTTATATTAGTTGGTCGATTAATGCATGATGGAATAATCGGTTATGATAATAATCAATTATCATCTCTGAGAGATAGGTATAAATGGAAATAA
- a CDS encoding type II toxin-antitoxin system RelE/ParE family toxin codes for MEIEFKSNKLKKQYENSKIAEKAYGAQVAKKYIMRINTLKATKSFDELYKIPTLKFHPLSGNRKGEYAISLTGYWRLIITNNGDTFDIAKIEEVSDHYGN; via the coding sequence TTGGAAATAGAGTTTAAGAGTAATAAACTAAAAAAACAATATGAAAATAGTAAAATTGCAGAAAAAGCATATGGAGCACAAGTAGCAAAGAAATATATAATGAGAATAAATACTTTGAAAGCTACAAAGTCATTTGATGAACTTTATAAAATTCCTACCTTAAAATTTCATCCTCTTTCGGGAAATAGAAAGGGTGAATATGCAATATCTTTAACTGGGTATTGGAGGTTAATTATCACTAATAATGGTGATACATTTGATATAGCAAAAATAGAGGAAGTGAGTGATCATTATGGGAACTAA